The region ATATTAAGAGTATGGTCGACAGGGCAAATATAAAATTGATAAGAGCATTTGCCCCCTTGTCAGAACTCTTTGGATATGCTACAATTATCCGCTCGTTAACACAGGGAAGAGCAACATTCGTTATGCAGCCTTCTCACTATGATGTTGTACCAAAAAATATAGCAGAAAAAATAATTGGAGAATTTTAATTTTATCAGGAGGTAAAATATGGCTAAAGAAAAGTTTGAACGAACTAAGCCGCATGTAAATATTGGAACAATAGGTCACGTTGATCACGGTAAGACAACGTTGACATCAGCTATAACATCTACGCTTGCTA is a window of Candidatus Kaelpia aquatica DNA encoding:
- a CDS encoding GTP-binding protein — encoded protein: MAKEKFERTKPHVNIGTIGHVDHGKTTLTSAITSTLA